A genomic window from Cyprinus carpio isolate SPL01 chromosome A2, ASM1834038v1, whole genome shotgun sequence includes:
- the LOC109102319 gene encoding protein Wnt-9a-like has product MLDGHLLLGWLSFTIIVHLISLPGPSTAYFGLTGNEPLSILPLSSQPDEKGGKAHYKLCDRLKLEKKQRRMCRRDPGVAETLMEAISMSALECQYQFRFERWNCTLEGRYRANILKRGFKETAFLYAISSAGLTHAMAKACSAGRMERCTCDEAPDLENRKAWQWGGCGDNLKYSNKFVKDFLGKRSNKDLRARIDMHNSNVGIKVIKAGVETTCKCHGVSGSCTVQTCWRQLAPFHEIGKQLKQRYETSIRVVSSTNEATGEGEISQTRSQGQQPPPGPQPDLIPRTLDLLHIEDSPSFCRPNKYSAGTMARKCYKDKNCEAICCGRGHNTQSRVVTRPCQCQVRWCCYVECKQCTQREEVYTCKE; this is encoded by the exons GCTAACAGGTAATGAACCCCTGTCCATTTTGCCACTGAGCTCACAGCCAGACGAAAAGGGGGGCAAGGCACACTACAAGCTGTGTGATCGACTCAAACTGGAGAAGAAACAGCGCAGAATGTGCAGACGGGACCCTGGTGTGGCTGAGACTCTAATGGAGGCCATCAGCATGAGTGCCTTAGAGTGCCAGTATCAGTTCCGCTTTGAGAGATGGAACTGCACCTTAGAGGGCCGCTACAGGGCTAACATTTTAAAGAGAG GCTTCAAGGAGACGGCATTCCTCTATGCCATCTCTTCAGCAGGCCTGACCCATGCCATGGCCAAAGCCTGCAGCGCTGGCCGCATGGAGCGCTGCACCTGTGATGAGGCTCCAGACCTGGAGAACCGCAAGGCTTGGCAGTGGGGAGGCTGTGGAGACAACCTCAAGTACAGCAACAAATTTGTCAAAGACTTCCTGGGTAAGAGGTCCAACAAGGATCTCCGCGCCCGGATAGATATGCACAACAGCAATGTAGGAATAAAG GTGATCAAGGCAGGGGTGGAGACCACCTGTAAGTGTCATGGTGTTTCGGGCTCATGTACTGTGCAAACATGCTGGAGGCAGCTGGCACCCTTCCACGAAATTGGCAAGCAGCTCAAGCAGCGCTACGAGACTTCAATCAGAGTGGTCAGCTCCACCAATGAGGCGACTGGGGAGGGGGAGATCTCCCAGACCCGATCCCAAGGGCAGCAACCCCCTCCGGGCCCTCAACCGGACCTCATTCCCCGCACCCTTGACCTTCTTCACATCGAGGACTCGCCGAGTTTTTGCAGGCCTAACAAGTATTCGGCAGGCACCATGGCCCGCAAATGCTACAAGGATAAGAACTGTGAGGCCATCTGCTGCGGCAGGGGTCACAACACTCAGAGCCGAGTGGTGACTAGACCGTGTCAGTGCCAGGTGCGCTGGTGCTGCTATGTTGAATGCAAACAGTGCACACAAAGAGAAGAAGTTTACACCTGTAAGGAGTAA